CATCGCTCCGACAACCGCTGACTTATGAGCACAGCAAAGCCCATGATTTGATATCATGGGCTTTGCTTACTTTTGTGCGCTTGGCTGCCGATTTGTCCGGAATCTTCATGCTCCTGTATGAATAAATTGCGCACCTCATCGTACACCTTTTTCAACGGCACTCCATGTGCTCGCGCGATGCTTTCGCACTCGTTGAATTCGGGAGCGAATTGTACCAGCTTCCCCTGATAAAAGCCGGCCTTTACACGAACCGCCCCCCATGTTGTTTGAACCTGAACGAATTCCCGGCCCAGCCTATGTACCGTCGCAGGCCAGTAGCGAAGACCCAGGGTCGTCGTCTCCTCAAAAATAATCCGCTCCACCTCGGGCAGCAGCTCCGCTCCAGTCAGAACGTTCAGCTGTATCCCGAGGCGCCCCCGTTTCATGATGATCGGGATCCAATAGACATCGTTTACTCCGGCTGCAAACAGCAGGTCGGAAATATGCGGGCTGAATTCCGGATTCATATCGTCGATATTGGCCTGAACGATCATCATTTGAGAGTCCTCATGCTCAAGACTATGTTCGAATTTCATCTTCTTCCCCCACCCCGTTTCCATCCACAATTGATTCACGAATGCGGGTCCATTGCGGCCGCGCTTGTAATCATCAGGTTTATGCTGCCAACAAGTATACTACAGCAGGATGAAAATAACATCATCTGAACATGATAAGTTTAAACAAAACAAAATTCTTCACAGGAGGAATTATCAGGTGAGGAGAATGAACGGCCTGACGGGATCCGTTTTTCGTATTGCAGTGATTGCCACCATGGCGGTCTCCTGCATCTCCCTGTTTCCTTTGGGGGCTGCGGGAAAAGAAGCAGCAAAGGCTGAACAAATGAATAAGCACCAAATCTATATTGAACGTAAAAATCTCTTTGAGCAGATGAGCGCTTTAACCGGAATTCCATGGTATTATCTGGCCGCGGTTGATCAATACGAACGCACCCTGACCATCGCCAACCGCAAAAAAAGGCCGGAAGCGCAAGGTCTGATTGCAATCTATTTTCCGCCGGAGCAATGGGCGGGGGCGTTGAATCCCGATCCCGACGATCGCAGCATGGCGTCAATCGCTTTTTTCAACGGCTTTGGAAAAGACGGAGACGGTGACGGCTATGCGGATCGGACCAATGATGCGGATCTTCTCTACAGCATGGCCGATTTTATTTTGAAGCAGGGAACCTCTTGGGACGACTTGCGCATCGGGATGTGGAATTACTATCATAATTCCAGAAGCGTGCAGCGGATCGAGCAATTTGCCAAAATTTACGCTGAAATGGGCACCTTGGATCTCGACAAGCATGTCTTTCCTCTACCGGTCAACTCCAATCATGCATATAGGAGCACCTGGGGTGCCGGACGAAACTGGGGGGGGTACCGGATTCATGAAGGGACGGATATTTTTGCCGGATACGGTGTTCCGGTCCGAAGCACCTCCTACGGAGTTGTCGAAATCAAAGGCTGGAATCGTTACGGAGGCTGGCGAATCGGCATCCGCGATATTCATAATGTCTACCACTATTACGCTCATCTTTCCGGTTATTCCAAGAATATTCACGCCGGCTACGTGGTCAAGCCCGGTGACGTGGTGGGGTGGGTAGGCAGCTCCGGTTACGGTAAGCCTGGAACACAGGGAAAATTCCCTCCGCATCTGCACTATGGGCTTTATCGCGACAGCGGCTGGTCGGAATGGCCTTTCGATCCGTATCCGTATCTGGTCAAGTGGGAAAGGGAAGAGCGCATGAACAAAAGAAAGAAATGACCGTTTCAGACTGAAAGCGGGCCTCAATCAGCCCGCCTTCAGTCTGCCAATGGTAATTTCCCCCATCATTTTTTCAAGCTTACCCCAGGCCCTACAGTACCCGTCGAGCCGCTATCCGGCGGGGTATTGAAGCTGCTGACTCCATTTTTTTGAGTTTGCACGTCAGGAAGCGAGATGTTCGGCGGCAGCGGATCGGAATTTCCGATCGGATTGCCTTTGTTGTCGACATAGTACATCGGCGTATCTCCGACCACCAGCAGATAGGAAATCGGCACCTCCGTAGAGACCACTTCCGGCTGGGTATCAAACGGAATAATGATCGTTACCTCCGCAATGATCCGGATATAGACCTCCACCAAAAGCATATTGATTCCGGCATTGATCTGCCGCGTATTCAAATCAACCTTCACCGCACCCGCCGGGACGAATTTGATTGGAATTTCCGGGCCGAAGGAAGCCAGGATCGCACTGTTGAACGCCTCTCCCAAAGGAATATGGTCCGGGATTTGCTTCAGGCCATCCAAAGTGTTTTGCACGGTTTTGATCGTATCGGAAGCAATTTTCATGTGCTCAGCATAGTTCAGCATAAATCCGGCTATTTTTCCACTGTGATCGGTTTTCCAATCGATCAATTTTTCAAAATTGGTGCCCTGTGAAATATTTTTTGTAATGGATGAATTAATCGCTTCCGTTGCCATTTGCTTGATCCGTATTTTGGCAATGTTCATCAGCGGGTCACGCAGATTTTTTTCCACGAAAATAAAAGTTTGCAGCGAGAACAAGGAAAATATGACCATGACCAGCATAAACCATTTTTTACGGCTGCCCGGTTTATTCGTTCTGCTTTTCCATCTTCGCCTTCTCTTCCATTTCACATCCGTATCCTCCGTTATCGGGTCCTAGGTAGAGGCTTTTTTACATTTCTATGCCTGTTTTCGGCAAAAAAGAAGAGCGTTCGGCTGAACGAACGCCCGATTGACCAGATTGCAGCATCAAACTGTCCAGAGGGTCCCTGTCCATTTTATTACATCGCCGGGTCCTGCTCTAGCGGTAATTTTTGCGATCGGCACTTTGCTGCTCCTTCCTTCAATCTCAACGACTCCGAAGTCATTTCCCACACTGCGTACAATTCCTTTCCGTTGAATTTGACATTTGCTCAACTTTTCACCCATGAACAAACTCCCCCAATATTAGGATTCAAGCAGCTCGGCTCCATACGAATTATCAATAACACAGCGCCATGTTCCGTTTGAATCCTTTTTAAAAACATAAGTCGAAATTCTTTCCATGGAAAATTCCGAATCAGTCTTTTGCTTGGCGCTCAACTGGGCTTTTGCAATCACCAATGCCGTATCCTCCGCTTCAATGACAACCATTTTGTCCTGGTTGACGATTAAGCTGTGATTGAAATAATCCGCAATTGCCTGAAAGGGCCCGCAGAATTTCTTCCTTTCCTTTCGCTACCGTTCCGGGTTTGACAACCAAGGCGGCATCATCTGAATAAAATTCCATTAGAGCATCGAAATCCTCTTGATTTATTGCGCTGTCTGCGTTTTTGACGATTTGCTTGAGTTCATCATTTTTGCACAATATTCCCCCGTTCAATCATCATTGATTCCCTTTAATTGTTAATTCCTTGCTTTCATTATAACGCTGTTTATTTGAGAAAATGCAAATAAATGAGTAAACTTAAAGTATTGACGGAGGGGGAATCAAGATGAGCGATCAGACAACCAACATGGAGATAGGAATCAGTACATTTCTGGAGGCTACGCCGGACCCGGCGACCGGAGAGGTCATCAGCCATGCCGAACGGCTGCGCAATGCGGTTGAGGAGATTGTGCTGGCCGATCAGGTCGGTTTGGATGTCTATGGAATCGGGGAGCATCATCGAGCCGATTACGCAGGCACATCGCCCGCTGTTGTGCTGGCCGCAGCAGCGGCCATGACGAAAAGGATCAGACTCACGAGCGCCGTTACCGTGCTCTCCTCCGACGACCCGGTTCGAGTATATCAAGCTTTTTCCACACTTGACGGCATCTCGAACGGCCGGGCCGAAATCATGGCAGGCCGGGGATCGTTCATTGAATCCTTTCCGCTGTTCGGATACAGCCTGGACGATTATGACGAATTGTTCGAAGAAAAACTCGAGCTGCTCCTGGCGATCAGAGCCTCGGAAAAGGTCACTTGGCGCGGCCGCTATCGTCCCGCCATCCATAACCTTGGCGTTTATCCCCGGTCCGTGCAAAACCCGCTGCCAGTATGGATCGCAAGCGGCGGGAATCCCGAGTCAGCTGTTCGGGCAGGAATGCTCGGCCTTCCGATCGTATTCGCGATTATCGGCGGAATGCCGGAAAGCTTTGCTCCATTAGTTTCCCTCTATCAAGAGGCTGCCGCAAGAGCTGGTCATGATCCGGACAAACTCCCGATTGCCACGCATTCTCACGGTTTTGTCGGGGAAACAACCGAGCAGGCCGCCGAACTATTTTTCCCTCCGACCCAAGCCCAAATGAATGTAATCGGACGCGAGCGGGGGTGGGGGCCTTATACCCGCGCAAGCTATGATGCCGCCCGCAGTCTTCGGGGCGCCCTCTATGTCGGCGATCCCGATTATGTTGCGGAAAAGATTATTCTGCTGCGCAAAAATTTGGGAGTCAGTCGATTCTTCCTGCATGTCAATGTCGGCACGATGCCGCACCGGGAAGTGTTGCGTGCCATTGAACTGCTCGGCACCCGTGTTGCGCCCATTGTACGCAAAGAGCTTGCCCGGAACGGGGCAGGGAAATAAGCAAACAAGATGCTTACAATTAATGAGCATCTCTTATTCCGGTTTCCACCGTAAATCCCTGCACCCACCAAGAGCCGAATGTAACTAACCCCAATAAAATAACTCCTGCAATCACTCTTTTCATCAAATCATTTCCTTTCCGAATCTCAAAAAATCGTCATACTAAATAAGGCAGCAACAAAAAGGATAAACCGATCAGGGCGATATGATCCTGCTTATGATGAAATATGACTTCGTGCCTTCCAGAAATAATAAGGATTAGATGAGATCTTGCTTGAGATCAGAAGAACGGAAGCGAAATCAGCGAAAGAGGCTTGGTATCGCAAAGATGTCTTGGTCATCGATCCAAACACCAAATTGTTTCATGTCTATCCTCTGTCGAATGCATGGGTCACGGATGAATATTCTGCCGATTCCCTGGCCGGTCTGATCGGGTTCATGGATGAGGAAAGCATCATTTACGTTGCTGACATGGGGCTCCCGGCATAAAAACAGCGTATAATATCGAATCCCTGAATATTTACACGGGTGAGAAAAAGGTGCTGTTCGCCAATCAACCTGACAATGTTGCTCCCGATTTTTATTCGCGAGGATCGTTGAGCGACAATCGCGGCACGCTGTCCATCAACAGCTTTTCGCAAGGAAACGCTTTGGTGTATGATTTGCGGGAAAAGACATCCTTGCGCCTAGAGCGGAAATTTATAAACATCTGGCCATACTGGGGCATTGCTCGTTCACCGGACGGCAAGATGTTCTGGCACAATCATCGTCTTTATGACGTTCGCGGGACGGAAGTGGCTTCGCTCGAACGCAAGGAGCTCTCGACAGGTCCGTTCTGGAGTCCGGACAGCCGTTATTCCGTCTATCCGTATGCCTTGGACGATAGTCCGGATAACTGGATGGATGGCGGGGACATTGATGTTTTGGCGCCACAGGCTTTTATCCTGATGGATCGAGCCGGAAAACCTGTCCAAGCTGTGCAAGCGGAACAGCCCGGAATGCATGTTGAACTGGCCGGCTGGCTGCCGGATCGGAATGAGGCAGTTCTGCAATATTATCGGTTGAATCGAAAAAAGCCTGTTAACGAGCAAAAACAAGAGATTGCATACAAGATTTTGAGTATCGAGACGGGACAACTCAGTGAGCTCAAGTCGGCCGAATTGGAGCAGTTCGAACAAGTGGATAGAGTAATGAAGGGAATCGCCGATGAACCTGTTTTCTTTGTGGACCGGAAGAAGGGTTTGTATTGGCATCCCGAGCGGCCGTCTGTCTATATTGGAGAGTTAAATCAAGGCGAGCTTGTATGGCGGATTGATGCTTACAGCCATTTAACCAGTCAATTATATATATTTTGCGCTGCCGATAAAAAAGTGAAAATGATTTCAGTCAAATATTCCTTGTTGAACAACAGACTATACCTTAATCGTTGGGCCGTAAGATTGG
The sequence above is a segment of the Ferviditalea candida genome. Coding sequences within it:
- a CDS encoding LLM class flavin-dependent oxidoreductase; amino-acid sequence: MEIGISTFLEATPDPATGEVISHAERLRNAVEEIVLADQVGLDVYGIGEHHRADYAGTSPAVVLAAAAAMTKRIRLTSAVTVLSSDDPVRVYQAFSTLDGISNGRAEIMAGRGSFIESFPLFGYSLDDYDELFEEKLELLLAIRASEKVTWRGRYRPAIHNLGVYPRSVQNPLPVWIASGGNPESAVRAGMLGLPIVFAIIGGMPESFAPLVSLYQEAAARAGHDPDKLPIATHSHGFVGETTEQAAELFFPPTQAQMNVIGRERGWGPYTRASYDAARSLRGALYVGDPDYVAEKIILLRKNLGVSRFFLHVNVGTMPHREVLRAIELLGTRVAPIVRKELARNGAGK
- the yunB gene encoding sporulation protein YunB, whose amino-acid sequence is MKWKRRRRWKSRTNKPGSRKKWFMLVMVIFSLFSLQTFIFVEKNLRDPLMNIAKIRIKQMATEAINSSITKNISQGTNFEKLIDWKTDHSGKIAGFMLNYAEHMKIASDTIKTVQNTLDGLKQIPDHIPLGEAFNSAILASFGPEIPIKFVPAGAVKVDLNTRQINAGINMLLVEVYIRIIAEVTIIIPFDTQPEVVSTEVPISYLLVVGDTPMYYVDNKGNPIGNSDPLPPNISLPDVQTQKNGVSSFNTPPDSGSTGTVGPGVSLKK
- the larC gene encoding nickel insertion protein — its product is MKFEHSLEHEDSQMMIVQANIDDMNPEFSPHISDLLFAAGVNDVYWIPIIMKRGRLGIQLNVLTGAELLPEVERIIFEETTTLGLRYWPATVHRLGREFVQVQTTWGAVRVKAGFYQGKLVQFAPEFNECESIARAHGVPLKKVYDEVRNLFIQEHEDSGQIGSQAHKSKQSP
- a CDS encoding M23 family metallopeptidase, which codes for MNGLTGSVFRIAVIATMAVSCISLFPLGAAGKEAAKAEQMNKHQIYIERKNLFEQMSALTGIPWYYLAAVDQYERTLTIANRKKRPEAQGLIAIYFPPEQWAGALNPDPDDRSMASIAFFNGFGKDGDGDGYADRTNDADLLYSMADFILKQGTSWDDLRIGMWNYYHNSRSVQRIEQFAKIYAEMGTLDLDKHVFPLPVNSNHAYRSTWGAGRNWGGYRIHEGTDIFAGYGVPVRSTSYGVVEIKGWNRYGGWRIGIRDIHNVYHYYAHLSGYSKNIHAGYVVKPGDVVGWVGSSGYGKPGTQGKFPPHLHYGLYRDSGWSEWPFDPYPYLVKWEREERMNKRKK